CAAAAGGATTGTCGCAAACGGTTGGGACTACTGTAGGCTAACCAGTTGACCCCTTCTACTAGGATAGAGACCATTAAAGCCACAGTTACATCTATATTTGCATTTTGTCCCGCAATTGCAGAAATAGCCAGTGCTAGGGCAAAACCAAATAACAAACTAATGATGAGGAGCGAAATCCGTCGCCAAGGATTTAACAACCATCGTCGGAGTAGTGCATTGATAACAGTTACAAGCCGATTGAGACGGGTATTTTGCATAAAAGACGGTGTAGAGAGTAATGGAATTAATGAGCGGGTTTAAAACGAAAGATTATGAAAGCTAAACTGTATCCAGCCTTTCTAATTACTGGAACTATTTTATTAACTTTAATTAGTTTAAGGCAATTCTTATTTCGCTATTGTGTCCAGTCAACGGAACGAAAATCTTCCGAACAGGTGGCCTTATCTCTCTCAGCCCCCCTCTCAACAACGTTTCCTAAAACCTCTATTCCAGCGCCACCTG
The Planktothrix tepida PCC 9214 DNA segment above includes these coding regions:
- a CDS encoding DUF565 domain-containing protein, whose amino-acid sequence is MQNTRLNRLVTVINALLRRWLLNPWRRISLLIISLLFGFALALAISAIAGQNANIDVTVALMVSILVEGVNWLAYSSPNRLRQSFWVENLNALKMGLCYGLFLLAFMLGS